A single region of the Garra rufa chromosome 20, GarRuf1.0, whole genome shotgun sequence genome encodes:
- the prxl2b gene encoding prostamide/prostaglandin F synthase, whose protein sequence is MSSVNLTSIGANQLKNTTSGEMVEVGSLWREQTVVLFFLRRFGCQVCRWMAAEVSKLEKDLKASGVALIGIGPEETGVKEFKDGGFFKGEIYIDEKKQCYKDLGFKRYNAVNVIPAAMGKKVREIASKASAEGIQGNFSGDLLQSGGMLIVAKGGEKVLLHFVQQSPADNVSLEDITKALGISANVQAGEKPQCNEDVCTR, encoded by the exons ATGTCTTCCGTCAATCTGACCAGCATAGGAGCCAACCAACTGAAAAACACCACGTCTGGAGAG ATGGTGGAGGTTGGTTCTCTGTGGCGGGAGCAGACGGTTGTTCTCTTCTTCTTGCGGAGGTTTGGTTGTCAGGTGTGTCGGTGGATGGCAGCGGAGGTCAGTAAACTGGAGAAGGACCTGAAAGCAAGCGGTGTCGCTCTGATCGGCATCGGACCTGAAGAGACGGGAGTGAAGGAGTTCAAGGATGGGGGATTCTTCAAGGGCG AAATCTACATCGATGAGAAGAAACAGTGTTACAAAGATTTAGGCTTTAAAAG GTACAATGCAGTGAATGTGATTCCAGCTGCGATGGGAAAGAAAGTTCGAGAAATTGCCTCAAAG GCAAGTGCAGAAGGAATTCAAGGAAACTTCAGTGGAGATCTTCTACAGAGTGGAGGCATGCTCATTGTCGCAAAAG GTGGAGAAAAGGTCCTGCTGCATTTTGTCCAGCAATCACCCGCAGACAACGTATCGCTTGAAGACATCACCAAAGCTCTCGGTATCTCTGCAAACGTCCAGGCTGGTGAAAAGCCACAG